Within Scomber scombrus chromosome 12, fScoSco1.1, whole genome shotgun sequence, the genomic segment TGAAATTAGGGAGAAACTTGCCAAGATGTACAAGACCACTCCTGATGTCGTGTTCGTCTTTGGGTTCAGGACTCAGTTCGGTGGCGGAAAGACGACAGGCTTTGCCATGGTGTACGACTCCCTAGACTACGCTAAGAAGAATGAGCCCAAGCACAGACTGGCCAGGGTGAGTctataaggttttttttatttgactgggAAATCTTAAAGTTTGCAGCTGGAAAGTCGCAGTCAACACATCAACTATTAGGCTAACAAAACACCCCAGGGTCAGTTTTCAGCCACTGGTTTAAATGTCAATATGAATGAAGACAAAGAGCAGAGACTTTTGTTCACATGGTTTTTAACAGCAGTAAGCATCAATGTTCCACATCTGTTAGAAGGAGGACAAATGCTCACAGCAGGTGGCTTTTCTACATTGGGGACCAGAAGAGGTTCAAATGCAGGTTTATGGggaattatattttttgtttatgatGTAATAGCTAAAAGCTGTAATAATAAGTTGATAAACTGATAAGTAATTGACAACTCtagtcatttttcaaaaattACAACCGTATgcccttttttagtttttaggttttgaaggttttctgtgtcatacatgatgATACAATTAATCTTTGACTGTTGAATGGttgatcaaacaaaacaatgactgCCTAATTTTAACAGGTATTTGTGTAtgaacaaaatgacaaaaaaagaataagttgattaatcaatactGAAAATAGTAGTTGCAATCCAACACCCCTCCCAGTTGCAAGCTTTTGAAAGATTCCTGTGTTGCATGTACATCATGTGATGAAGTTTGTAGAAGGCATCATTTGACATTATAAATGTGGAAGATGGGAGCGCTATTGAAAGGTATGAAATTAACACAGTACATTAAACACTGTTAGTGTTTAATGTTGAACAGGTGTGAATTCTGTATGTATGAaatttagttaatactattaaTATAAATTCTGAAGTTCTCATGGATTTTCATAATCTCTTCTAATTAGATAAATCCTCAGGGAATCTATCTACaagtgatcttttttttaatgtcgaCACAATCTTCTGCTGATAACTTTAAtatctaaaaataattaatcaatactGAAGGTAGAAGCCCCTAAATCAGTTTAAGCATTTCAAGTctctgtaaatgtatttatttattgttaggAGGTTCAGATCAATTGAGGGGTGGTCAAGAATGATTAAACTCTCACTGTAGGTTATGGATGCTAATGTTAAGCGTGTATGatgttataattacattttgcttttatttgtctCTCAGCACGGTCTctatgagaagaagaagacctCAAGGAAACAGCGCAAGGAACGTAAGAACAGAATGAAGAAAGTACGAGGCATCAAGAAGGCCAGTGTAGGCGCTGCTGGCAAAAAGGTATTGTGACCGTAGTATGATATAGTCAGTGCATAGTGAATGTTTTTCACTCTGTATTCTCACATCTGTGCTCAAAATGATTCCTTAAAGTACACTTGATTCTTTCTTGATTTTCTATTGCACACTTGTTCTTTTCATACCCTGCtactctttgtttttcatgactTTTACCGTTTTAATTTCCTTTGTCATCTTTCCAAATCATATCAAATGTTCGGGAATTGTAGAAGGTAAATGTTGTTCATAAGTAGACTAACTGCAGTGTGCAGATAATCCAGGAGTGATAGATACTAGCTAATTCCCTCCCTTTTTAC encodes:
- the rps24 gene encoding 40S ribosomal protein S24 — translated: MNDTVTIRSRKFMTNRLLQRKQMVVDVLHPGKATVPKTEIREKLAKMYKTTPDVVFVFGFRTQFGGGKTTGFAMVYDSLDYAKKNEPKHRLARHGLYEKKKTSRKQRKERKNRMKKVRGIKKASVGAAGKK